A single region of the Melospiza georgiana isolate bMelGeo1 chromosome 7, bMelGeo1.pri, whole genome shotgun sequence genome encodes:
- the ZNF804A gene encoding zinc finger protein 804A, with protein MECYYIVISSAHLSNGHFRNIKGVFRGPLSKNGNKTLDYAEKKNTIAKALEDLKANFYCELCDKQYYKHQEFDNHINSYDHAHKQRLKELKQREFARNVASKSRKDERKQEKALQRLHKLAELRKERTCAPGSGPMFKSTTVTVRDDCSDVPRSAATDPAKSQDFSCTLMHDAQNCKDIASVISPSPGEAGGHQSDPNKCGELLQGVQGHRVGFSFAFPKKAAVKLESSAAVFYEFNEDTSVEHGFSRRSRFVPGTCSLQSPSAAAEIAVCPEEKHSCSHLPVEKCTDSAEAPEAQELSSEGSRVLESPALPPAMPHSKQLVSPDTDGHGVDVSVAELGDQRVALAADRAQVLPLSPELQANRAPEQELVEECSSLQDAAEENCNDGNRDAPATESEIKTLGDDAAAPAPSEEDSGAPKSKPDVYKRPCQPFVPVLSKYGSNVLQWPSEMLIYTTTDPSISYSCNPLYFDFKSSRASESQEKPKHQPNIPHLHRKTESDHILVSDFTKRPTSECDYEVEVNKNVCNYTIPLLSDVSLFRNCDLAKNQNKVSLDESFRIRKIEKYHISHNPSRQNTVIDEKYNKVWIKEGHEKCLHKSRKRKRRRKLCHCHYHHCGDTTVAEMEMSPVTEKEVTYRDENKYQHLQNNAEKCRHDAGNIWLTAAEVQQPQPKFSIDNGPKRVVSASDHIHWGRGWCDFWSAKSSAHHHHGCKGAHRKSKGSSRRQARQLSSRRHSLRHSKTCCRWKIRRPSCSPEHKCLGQCSEEKGPSQSQPAKRGYSVLTEEPEKPHRKRRQHTYSCSSSSDESSCGQALSAEEYPRQGHALGAHHKAKGKRRKRKARIHHVFLDRNAKSETSESSKENSAGCTLNILGDLPTQDNLEGTNAAPRDDDAKERDETMELEESKAPLESADPQVLEDDKATACSVMERAPATLPDGTIAASAAPAAPQHSAPAAAVKQGAPQEGKKKENVNSRENPARYKVPVPNRHLEQTPPKSYLCHYELADSLPHEKMGEVAGEWLQCNPGIFSSPPPLPFKEAHLNTHTFLTTEQLIAPFPLPDQALLFPPDSPEKFKELPSEAYPPQQMVPQNVLSAKVKFALAPPALPPLPPPPLRSSSVTTIHHTVLQHHAGVLKVLQPHQQFLSQVPGLSRAQPLAQLAVSPAGQAALVAPPPLPLLPPAVLPPAPLPFPPLPHPAGFPSLLAPHPAVIPLQPLF; from the exons aggctgaaggagctgaagcaGAGGGAGTTTGCTCGAAATGTAGCATCTAAGTCAcgaaaagatgaaagaaaacaggAGAAAGCCCTTCAACGTTTGCACAAGCTAGCTGAGCTAAGGAAAGAGAGAACCTG TGCTCCTGGGAGCGGCCCTATGTTCAAGTCCACCACGGTGACCGTGCGAGATGACTGCAGCGATGTGCCCAGAAGTGCTGCCACAGATCCTGCCAAGAGCCAGGACTTCAGCTGCACGCTGATGCACGATGCACAGAACTGCAAGGACATCGCTTCTGTTATTTCTCCCTCTCCTGGAGAAGCAGGTGGTCACCAATCCGACCCTAACAAATGCGGGGAGCTGCTTCAAGGAGTTCAGGGACACAGAGTGGGgttctcctttgcttttcccaAGAAAGCAGCAGTCAAACTGGAGTCTTCAGCTGCCGTTTTCTATGAGTTTAATGAGGACACCTCCGTGGAGCATGGATTTAGCAGGAGGAGTAGGTTTGTTCCAGGAACGTGCAGCCTTCAGTCTCCTTCggcagcagcagaaatagcCGTGTGCCCTGAGGAGAAACACAGCTGCTCTCACCTGCCGGTGGAGAAATGCACGGACTCAGCAGAGGCTCCTGAAGCTCAGGAGCTGTCCagtgaaggcagcagggtgCTGGAGAGCCCAGCCTTGCCTCCTGCCATGCCCCACTCAAAGCAGCTGGTGTCCCCAGACACGGATGGCCACGGTGTGGATGTGAGTGTGGCCGAGTTAGGGGACCAAAGggtggccctggctgcagaCAGGGCCCAGGTtctgcccctgtccccagagctgcaggcaaacagagctcctgagcaggagctggtggaggagtgctcctctctgcaggatgctgcagaggaaaactgtAATGATGGGAACAGGGATGCACCTGCAActgaaagtgaaataaaaactCTGGGGGAtgatgcagcagctccagcaccgtCTGAAGAAGATAGTGGAGCCCCCAAAAGCAAACCAGATGTATACAAAAGACCCTGCCAGCCCTTTGTTCCTGTTCTCAGCAAATATGGATCAAATGTTCTTCAGTGGCCATCAGAAATGTTAATTTATACAACTACAGACCCATCAATTTCTTATAGCTGTAATCCtttatattttgattttaagtCATCAAGAGCAAGTGAAAGCCAAGAAAAGCCCAAGCATCAACCAAACATACCTCATTTGCACCGTAAAACTGAATCGGATCATATCTTAGTCTCAGATTTTACAAAAAGACCTACTTCAGAGTGTGATTATGAAGTAGAAGTGAATAAAAATGTGTGCAACTATACAATACCCCTGTTAAGTGATGTTTCCCTCTTCAGAAATTGTGACCTtgcaaaaaatcaaaacaaagtgtCCTTGGATGAGTCATTCAGGattagaaaaatagaaaagtatCACATATCTCATAACCCCTCACGACAAAACACTGTGATAGATGAGAAATACAACAAAGTCTGGATCAAAGAAGGCCATGAAAAATGCCTTCACAAAAGCAGAAAAcggaaaaggagaagaaaattatgCCATTGTCATTATCATCACTGTGGAGACACAACAGTAGCAGAAATGGAGATGTCTCCAGTAACTGAAAAAGAAGTTACTTATagagatgaaaataaatatcAGCACCTCCAAAATAACGCAGAGAAGTGCAGGCATGATGCAGGAAATATCTGGTTGACCGCAGCTGaggtgcagcagccacagccaaaATTCAGTATTGACAATGGTCCTAAGAGAGTCGTGTCTGCCTCAGATCACATTCACTGGGGCAGAGGCTGGTGTGACTTTTGGAGTGCAAAAAGCAGCGCCCATCACCACCACGGCTGTAAGGGAGCACACAGGAAGAGCAAAGGCAGCTCCCGGAGGCAGGCcaggcagctgagctccaggaggcACAGCCTAAGGCACTCCAAAACGTGCTGCAGATGGAAAATCAGGAGGCCGAGCTGTAGCCCAGAGCATAAATGTTTGGGACAGTGCAGTGAGGAGAAGGGGCCGAGCCAAAGCCAGCCCGCAAAGAGGGGTTACAGTGTTCTGACAGAAGAGCCCGAGAAGCCGCACCGCAAGCGGAGGCAGCACACCTATTCCTGTTCGTCCTCCTCGGATGAAAGCTCCTGTGGACAGGCATTATCAGCAGAGGAATACCCAAGGCAAGGACATGCTTTAGGTGCCCACCACAAGGCAAAAGGGAAACGCAGGAAAAGGAAGGCGAGGATCCATCATGTTTTCCTCGACAGGAACGCAAAAAGTGAGACCTCTGAATCTTCCAAAGAAAATTCCGCCGGTTGTACGTTAAATATTTTGGGGGACTTACCGACTCAAGACAATCTAGAGGGAACTaatgcagctcccagggatgaTGATGCAAAAGAGAGGGATGAAACaatggagctggaggagagcaaGGCACCTTTAGAAAGTGCTGACCCGCAGGTGCTGGAAGATGATAAAGCGACGGCGTGCTCAGTGATGGAGAGGGCACCAGCCACGCTTCCCGATGGCACCATCgcagcttctgctgctcctgctgccccccagcACAGCGCTCCAGCGGCTGCTGTCAAACAGGGTGCTCCccaagagggaaagaaaaaggaaaacgtCAACAGCCGCGAAAACCCAGCTCGTTACAAAGTTCCCGTCCCCAACAGACACTTGGAACAAACTCCTCCCAAATCCTACCTTTGCCATTACGAGCTGGCCGACTCTCTCCCGCACGAGAAGATGGGCGAGGTGGCCGGTGAATGGCTGCAGTGCAATCCTGGCATATTCAGCAGCCCCCCTCCCTTGCCATTCAAAGAAGCACACCTCAACACGCACACCTTCCTAACCACCGAGCAGCTCATAGCCCCCTTCCCCCTGCCCGACCAGGCCCTGCTCTTCCCTCCCGACAGCCCGGAGAAGTTCAAGGAGCTCCCCTCGGAGGCCTACCCTCCTCAGCAGATGGTGCCGCAGAACGTGCTGTCGGCCAAGGTGAAGTTCGCCCTGGCCCCACCAGCCCTGCCGCCGCTGCCACCGCCGCCGCTGCGCTCCAGCTCGGTGACCACCATCCACCACACGGTGCTGCAGCATCACGCCGGCGTGCTCAAGGTGCTGCAGCCGCACCAGCAGTTCCTGTCGCAGGTGCCGGGCCTGTCCCGAGCCCAGCCTTTGGCCCAGCTGGCCGTGTCCCCGGCAGGCCAGGCCGCGCTGGtggcgccgccgccgctgccgctgctgccgcccGCCGTgctgccgcccgccccgctgccCTTCCCGCCGCTGCCGCACCCCGCCggcttcccctccctgctggccccGCACCCCGCCGTCATCCCCCTGCAGCCGCTCTTCTAG